One Lacunisphaera limnophila DNA window includes the following coding sequences:
- a CDS encoding molybdopterin molybdotransferase MoeA, translated as MELIPVPAALHEVLARAPRLGTERVPLAAALSRVLREPARADLDSPPFDASAMDGYAVNASSWSQGDPAVVTFRLLGESAAGAAFTGTLAPGECVRIFTGAPVPAGADRVVKQEDTTREGAHVRMTNLGPAGRFIRRRGENRRAGDVVVAAGARLGPPELAALASAGVTQPLVTRRPRAVHIVTGNELVPPHQTPAGAQIRDSNSSLIAALLAQQGTDLVHHAHLPDDLAAAQTLLAALPDHDVLLISGGASVGDHDFARPVLTALGYALHFQQINLRPGKPLVFASRGERLAFALPGNPVSHWVTFQLFVAPLLQKLTTGLDAAPPRRMGRLAPAGPLPPPDARQTIWPARADWVDGEPVLTLLTLASSGDSSGLVGANALVPLPANGLDATRPVEFIPC; from the coding sequence ATGGAGCTGATTCCGGTCCCCGCCGCCCTGCACGAAGTCCTCGCCCGTGCTCCGCGGCTTGGGACCGAGCGCGTCCCGCTGGCCGCCGCCCTCAGCCGCGTGCTGCGCGAGCCGGCCCGCGCCGACCTCGACTCGCCGCCCTTCGACGCCTCCGCCATGGACGGCTACGCAGTCAACGCTTCCTCGTGGAGCCAGGGCGACCCCGCCGTGGTCACGTTCCGCCTCCTCGGTGAATCCGCCGCCGGCGCCGCCTTCACCGGCACCCTCGCCCCCGGCGAATGCGTCCGCATCTTCACCGGCGCCCCCGTCCCCGCCGGCGCCGATCGCGTCGTGAAGCAGGAGGACACCACCCGCGAGGGAGCCCATGTTCGGATGACGAACCTGGGCCCGGCGGGCAGATTCATCCGGCGCCGCGGCGAAAACCGCCGCGCTGGCGACGTCGTGGTCGCGGCCGGCGCCCGCCTCGGTCCGCCCGAACTCGCCGCACTGGCGTCCGCCGGCGTCACCCAGCCGCTCGTGACCCGCCGACCCCGGGCCGTCCACATCGTCACCGGTAACGAACTTGTCCCGCCCCACCAAACCCCGGCTGGCGCCCAAATCCGGGACAGCAACTCCTCGCTCATCGCCGCGTTGCTGGCCCAGCAGGGTACTGACCTCGTGCACCACGCCCACTTGCCCGACGACCTCGCCGCCGCCCAAACCCTGCTCGCCGCCCTGCCCGACCACGATGTCCTGCTCATCTCCGGCGGCGCCAGCGTAGGCGACCACGATTTCGCCCGCCCGGTCCTGACCGCCCTCGGCTACGCCCTGCACTTCCAGCAGATCAACCTTCGCCCCGGCAAACCGCTCGTCTTCGCCAGCCGCGGCGAGCGCCTCGCCTTCGCCCTCCCGGGCAACCCGGTTTCCCACTGGGTGACCTTCCAGCTCTTCGTCGCCCCGTTGCTGCAAAAACTCACCACTGGTCTCGACGCCGCCCCCCCGCGCCGGATGGGCCGCCTCGCGCCCGCCGGTCCCTTGCCGCCACCCGACGCGCGCCAGACCATCTGGCCCGCGCGCGCCGACTGGGTGGACGGCGAGCCTGTCCTCACCCTGCTGACGCTCGCCAGCTCCGGCGACAGCAGCGGCCTCGTCGGCGCCAACGCCCTCGTCCCGCTCCCGGCAAACGGTCTGGACGCCACCCGGCCTGTGGAGTTCATTCCCTGCTGA
- a CDS encoding nucleotidyltransferase family protein: MSLQPDFQCGLVLLAAGGSRRMGRPKQLLPIKGQTLIRHVTELVLRAPVHPVVVVLGAEAKKIQPTLAGLGIVIAVNPAWTEGLGSSLQTGVETVLEHSPDVSAVIVALADQPGLPPRHLERLITRFRDGGCTAVASQTGPDLVPPLLFGPAWFPQLCAIKGDLGARALLREHPADVATLPLESNTDLDTPEDYARYTS; this comes from the coding sequence GTGTCTCTGCAACCTGACTTTCAATGCGGTCTCGTCCTCCTCGCCGCCGGCGGTTCGCGGCGGATGGGTCGGCCGAAACAACTGCTGCCCATCAAGGGCCAGACGCTGATCCGCCATGTCACCGAGCTCGTGCTGCGCGCGCCCGTTCACCCCGTGGTGGTCGTGCTCGGCGCCGAGGCGAAAAAAATCCAACCCACCCTCGCCGGCCTCGGGATTGTCATCGCAGTGAACCCCGCCTGGACGGAAGGGCTGGGCTCCTCCCTGCAGACCGGGGTGGAAACGGTGCTGGAACACTCGCCGGACGTGTCGGCCGTGATCGTCGCGCTCGCCGACCAACCCGGCCTGCCTCCGCGTCATCTGGAGCGCCTGATCACCCGGTTCCGCGACGGCGGTTGCACGGCCGTGGCCTCGCAAACCGGTCCCGACCTGGTGCCCCCGCTGCTATTCGGCCCCGCGTGGTTCCCCCAACTCTGCGCGATCAAGGGCGACCTCGGGGCGCGCGCCCTCTTGCGCGAACACCCGGCGGACGTCGCCACCTTGCCGCTCGAATCCAACACCGACCTCGACACCCCCGAGGACTACGCCCGCTACACCAGTTGA
- a CDS encoding MoaD/ThiS family protein codes for MSRPIHVRFFAILREQAGVSTLTLDTVSPDAATLYAELQGRCPGLTFPVALLKVSRNEAYVDLTTPLAAGDRVVFIPPVAGG; via the coding sequence ATGTCCCGCCCGATTCACGTCCGCTTCTTCGCCATCCTCCGCGAGCAGGCCGGCGTCTCCACGCTGACCCTCGACACCGTCTCGCCCGACGCCGCCACCTTGTATGCTGAACTCCAAGGCCGTTGCCCCGGCCTGACCTTCCCCGTCGCCTTGCTGAAGGTCTCGCGCAATGAGGCCTACGTGGACCTCACCACCCCGCTCGCCGCCGGCGATCGCGTGGTCTTCATCCCGCCCGTCGCCGGCGGCTGA
- a CDS encoding ThiF family adenylyltransferase — MFELTATPIDPAALSARLNAPEAGALTIFEGRVRNHHLGQPVTHLEYEAFDDLARLEGEAITAETERIYPGTKVLCVHRTGSLAIGEAAVWIGIASAHRQAGFAACRHVIEELKLRLPVWKKEHHPGGAAEWVNCTAEAAARPATDEMYARQAALPEVGTAGQAKLSAARVLVVGVGGLGCPAALYLAGAGLGRLTLVDGGKVERSNLPRQILFTTAELGAPKALAAAARLRLHNPSVQITSHEGDLTSANARALVAGHDVVLDCTDNFTSRFLLHDTCLALGVPLVSAAVHRFEGTLDVFTPGVGGCLHCQWTGRNPGELDSAGNCAGGPVFGPAVGVLGVMQAAEAIKLILGLAGDAPRQSRLVNLLDGSQLSIAREPRPDCPVCSRLDTLKAVPPVAVTDTTLFLDPARIASVGPTAQTVYLTEPGETAPAGMTSVPALDLARLRELATAGPLVLTCRYGVRSAALARLLRTEGNTQVFALTTA; from the coding sequence ATGTTTGAGCTCACTGCCACCCCGATCGACCCCGCCGCCCTGTCGGCCCGGCTGAACGCGCCGGAGGCGGGCGCGCTGACGATCTTCGAGGGCCGCGTGCGCAACCACCACCTCGGCCAGCCGGTCACTCACCTCGAATACGAGGCCTTCGACGACCTGGCCCGCCTCGAGGGCGAGGCCATCACCGCCGAGACCGAACGCATTTATCCCGGCACCAAAGTGCTCTGCGTCCATCGCACCGGCTCCCTCGCCATCGGCGAGGCCGCCGTCTGGATCGGCATCGCCTCCGCCCACCGGCAGGCCGGCTTCGCCGCCTGCCGCCACGTGATTGAGGAGTTGAAGCTGCGCCTGCCCGTCTGGAAGAAAGAACATCATCCCGGTGGCGCCGCGGAATGGGTCAACTGCACCGCCGAGGCCGCGGCCAGGCCCGCCACCGACGAGATGTACGCCCGTCAGGCCGCACTGCCCGAGGTCGGGACCGCCGGCCAGGCCAAGCTGTCCGCCGCCCGCGTGCTGGTCGTTGGCGTCGGGGGACTGGGTTGTCCCGCCGCCCTCTATCTCGCCGGCGCCGGTCTCGGCCGGCTCACCCTCGTCGACGGCGGGAAGGTCGAGCGCTCCAACCTGCCGCGGCAGATTCTGTTCACCACTGCCGAGCTCGGCGCGCCCAAGGCGCTCGCCGCCGCCGCCCGGCTGCGTCTGCACAACCCCTCGGTCCAGATCACCAGCCACGAGGGCGATCTCACCTCGGCCAATGCTCGGGCGCTCGTCGCCGGCCACGACGTCGTGCTCGACTGCACGGACAATTTCACCTCCCGCTTCCTGCTCCACGACACCTGCCTCGCCCTCGGCGTGCCGCTGGTGTCGGCCGCCGTGCACCGCTTCGAGGGCACGCTTGACGTGTTTACACCCGGCGTCGGCGGCTGTCTCCATTGCCAATGGACCGGCCGCAATCCCGGCGAGCTCGACAGCGCGGGCAACTGCGCCGGCGGCCCGGTCTTCGGCCCCGCCGTCGGCGTGCTCGGCGTGATGCAGGCAGCGGAAGCGATCAAGCTCATCCTCGGTCTCGCCGGCGACGCTCCTCGCCAGAGCCGCCTCGTCAACCTGCTCGACGGCTCGCAACTCAGCATCGCCCGCGAGCCCCGCCCGGACTGCCCGGTTTGTTCGCGCCTAGATACGCTCAAGGCCGTGCCCCCGGTCGCCGTCACGGACACGACTCTCTTCCTTGATCCCGCCCGGATCGCCTCCGTGGGCCCCACCGCCCAAACCGTCTACCTGACCGAACCCGGCGAGACCGCCCCGGCCGGCATGACGTCCGTGCCTGCGCTCGACCTCGCCCGCCTGCGCGAACTCGCCACCGCCGGTCCGCTCGTCCTCACCTGCCGCTACGGCGTCCGCAGCGCCGCCCTCGCCCGCCTCCTCCGCACCGAGGGCAACACCCAAGTCTTCGCCCTCACCACCGCTTAA
- the moaC gene encoding cyclic pyranopterin monophosphate synthase MoaC — protein MTDFSHLDPAGGARMVDVGAKPDQQRVAVAEGRLTCAPQTIALLRAQALPKGDVLTVAKIAGIQAAKNTAQLIPLCHPLTLSHVDVEFTVADDGIGIRATTRLTGKTGVEMEALTAVSVAALTLYDMCKAVDKSMSIGGIRVVEKIKK, from the coding sequence ATGACCGACTTCTCCCATCTCGATCCCGCCGGCGGCGCCCGCATGGTGGATGTCGGCGCCAAGCCCGACCAGCAGCGCGTCGCTGTCGCCGAGGGCCGACTGACCTGCGCTCCCCAGACCATCGCGCTGCTCCGCGCCCAGGCCCTGCCCAAGGGCGACGTCCTCACCGTCGCCAAGATCGCCGGCATCCAGGCCGCGAAAAACACGGCCCAGCTGATCCCTCTCTGCCACCCGCTCACCCTCAGCCACGTGGACGTCGAATTCACGGTCGCGGACGACGGCATCGGCATCCGCGCCACCACCCGCCTCACCGGCAAAACCGGTGTGGAGATGGAAGCCCTTACCGCCGTCTCCGTCGCCGCCCTGACCCTCTACGACATGTGCAAGGCCGTCGACAAATCCATGTCCATCGGCGGCATCCGCGTCGTGGAGAAAATTAAGAAGTAA
- the moaA gene encoding GTP 3',8-cyclase MoaA, producing MPLDQYNRDIDYLRISLTDACNLRCVYCMPEHMTFRPRDELLSDDELRRLITLFGSLGFRKIRFTGGEPTLRPALVDLVRHATHTPGITTVGLTTNGVLLDKLAQPLRDAGLQTVNISIDSLDEDKFRKLTRWGNLRDVRAGLDAAARAGLRVKLNAVVCRGVNDGDDVIELARLTLANPWQVRFIEQMPFGNNSDFQTKGMVSEAELLALLEKTFGPLELVNGGKLDGEARLYRLPGGAGAIGFISPVSAPFCAACNRMRLTADGVLRLCLLRDNEINLLNHLRGGASDAVIADCIRGAVHEKPWGHGLAQHLIPAARGMSQIGG from the coding sequence ATGCCGCTCGACCAATACAACCGCGACATCGACTACCTGCGCATCTCGCTCACCGATGCCTGCAACCTCCGCTGCGTCTACTGCATGCCGGAGCACATGACCTTCCGGCCCCGCGACGAGCTGTTGAGCGACGACGAACTGCGCCGGCTCATCACGCTTTTCGGTTCACTGGGTTTCCGGAAAATCCGCTTCACCGGCGGCGAACCGACGCTGCGCCCGGCCCTCGTGGACCTGGTGCGCCACGCCACGCACACCCCCGGCATCACCACCGTCGGCCTCACGACCAACGGCGTGCTCCTCGACAAGCTGGCCCAGCCTCTCCGTGACGCCGGGCTCCAGACCGTCAACATCTCGATCGACAGCCTCGACGAGGACAAATTCCGGAAACTCACCCGCTGGGGCAACCTGCGCGACGTCCGCGCCGGTCTCGACGCCGCCGCCCGCGCCGGCCTGCGCGTGAAGCTCAACGCCGTGGTCTGCCGCGGCGTGAACGACGGCGACGACGTGATCGAGCTCGCCCGCCTCACCCTCGCCAATCCCTGGCAGGTCCGCTTCATCGAGCAGATGCCCTTTGGAAACAATTCCGACTTCCAGACCAAGGGCATGGTCAGCGAGGCCGAACTGCTCGCCCTGCTGGAAAAGACCTTCGGCCCCCTCGAACTCGTCAACGGGGGCAAACTCGACGGCGAGGCCCGGCTCTACCGCCTCCCCGGCGGCGCCGGTGCGATCGGTTTCATCAGTCCCGTTTCCGCCCCCTTCTGCGCCGCCTGCAACCGCATGCGCCTCACCGCCGACGGCGTGCTGCGCCTCTGCCTCCTCCGCGACAACGAGATCAACCTGCTCAACCACCTCCGCGGCGGTGCCAGCGACGCCGTCATCGCCGACTGCATCCGCGGCGCGGTCCACGAGAAGCCTTGGGGCCACGGCCTCGCCCAGCACCTCATCCCCGCCGCCCGCGGCATGTCCCAGATCGGCGGCTGA
- a CDS encoding GIY-YIG nuclease family protein, translating to MPSPRAHVYIVRCRDGTLYIGTARDVAKRLAQHDAGKGAKYTRARGPVTLLWSEGPMTVSRALRREYQLKQLTRPRKEALIAGRLVLPLPRRR from the coding sequence ATGCCTTCGCCCCGGGCCCATGTTTATATTGTCCGCTGCCGTGACGGCACGCTCTACATCGGCACGGCACGTGATGTCGCCAAGCGCCTCGCCCAGCATGATGCCGGGAAAGGCGCGAAATACACCCGCGCCCGCGGGCCGGTTACGCTGCTCTGGTCGGAAGGCCCGATGACCGTGAGTCGCGCCCTGCGCCGAGAATACCAGCTGAAGCAGCTCACGCGTCCGCGGAAGGAAGCGTTGATCGCCGGCCGGCTTGTGCTCCCCTTGCCGCGGCGCCGCTGA
- a CDS encoding XdhC family protein — protein MPEISRILTALDSAAGQPAALATLVKVEGSSYRRPGARLLLLPDGTRLGSISGGCLEEDVIERARRVLATGQPDTAVYDTTAENDLVWGVGLGCQGVVRVLLERVPAARPDWIATLRDNLHARRTTALTVNQSGTALAGATAAGQDVFHEIIPAPPALILCGAGDDAIPLAQLARETGWHVTVVDSRAAYATPARFPHADRIITAPLSEITRQLPLDARTFAVVMTHRYVDDREFLRALLPRDFAYLGQLGPRARTDRLLQELKTDGLALTDAHLAKLHAPVGLDLGGSTPETVALAILAELQARLTGRTPAHLRDRPGPIHG, from the coding sequence ATGCCTGAAATTTCCCGCATTCTTACCGCCCTCGACTCCGCCGCCGGCCAACCCGCGGCCTTGGCGACCTTGGTGAAGGTGGAGGGGTCCTCCTACCGCCGGCCCGGGGCGCGCCTGCTCCTGCTGCCCGACGGCACCCGGCTCGGCTCGATCAGCGGCGGCTGTCTGGAAGAAGATGTGATCGAACGGGCCCGCCGCGTGCTCGCTACCGGTCAGCCCGACACAGCGGTCTACGATACCACTGCCGAGAACGATCTCGTCTGGGGCGTCGGCCTCGGCTGCCAGGGTGTCGTCCGGGTCCTGCTCGAACGCGTTCCGGCGGCGCGGCCCGACTGGATCGCCACCCTGCGGGACAACCTGCACGCGCGCCGCACCACGGCGCTCACCGTGAACCAGTCCGGCACGGCTCTCGCCGGAGCCACCGCCGCCGGACAGGACGTCTTTCACGAGATCATTCCCGCCCCGCCCGCGCTGATCCTCTGCGGCGCCGGCGATGACGCGATCCCGCTCGCCCAGCTGGCCCGCGAAACGGGCTGGCATGTGACCGTGGTCGACTCCCGGGCCGCCTACGCCACCCCGGCGCGGTTTCCCCACGCCGACCGGATCATCACCGCGCCACTCTCCGAGATCACCCGCCAACTCCCCCTCGACGCGCGCACCTTCGCGGTCGTGATGACCCACCGCTATGTCGACGACCGGGAGTTTCTCCGGGCCCTCCTGCCGCGCGACTTCGCTTACCTCGGCCAGCTGGGCCCGCGCGCCCGCACCGACCGGCTGCTGCAGGAATTGAAAACTGATGGCCTCGCGCTGACTGACGCCCACCTCGCCAAGCTCCACGCCCCCGTCGGCCTCGACCTCGGTGGCAGCACGCCCGAGACCGTCGCCCTCGCCATCCTCGCCGAGTTGCAGGCCCGTCTCACCGGCCGCACCCCCGCCCACCTCCGCGACCGCCCCGGCCCGATCCACGGCTGA
- a CDS encoding DUF255 domain-containing protein: protein MIPRVLPLCVIMVLAGVMRAAEPSPLAAGPTEFIRAQAGSAVHWQPWTEASLAQARASGKSVYVFVGSPLSELTRATISQTFTSEKTVAWLNENFFCLFVDADAQPDVAAFSQYFIRTVKQLQGSPVHLWLTPDTLQPYDGANYLPPSEEWGKPGFLKAARAALDTWALDPARARALATEAAEMMRPVPLDPAATLAIGAKLDAAAAAWAGTIDPVHGGFGSAPKLPEPELIRFLLTREGPAREAALNAARALVKGALRDPVDGGFYRRCIDDQWKEPYHQKLLADQARIALALFEAAEVGKDEALRTAGIGALDFVLKELRNPDGSFAAALDGTLDENRDAAQRPTFAKVGSGRLMAQALLAGALHRSGEKRLRAEATRLVEKLNRDVYRPAGTARVIPGDTAVDHAALLLAMRQLNGGTAASAPLKELDRRYFDEASGSYQAAPFPLPAGITARVPLLGETPSAEVLALLAGAEAKTADLIQRNLMMQIEYDELPPGDILLGLSQAQK from the coding sequence ATGATTCCCCGTGTTCTGCCCCTCTGTGTGATCATGGTGCTTGCTGGCGTGATGCGCGCGGCCGAACCGTCGCCCCTCGCGGCCGGCCCGACCGAATTCATCCGCGCCCAGGCCGGCAGCGCGGTGCACTGGCAGCCGTGGACCGAGGCCTCGCTCGCGCAGGCCCGGGCATCGGGCAAGAGTGTCTATGTCTTCGTCGGCTCGCCGCTCAGTGAGCTCACGCGGGCCACGATCAGCCAGACCTTCACCAGCGAGAAGACGGTAGCCTGGCTCAACGAGAATTTCTTCTGCCTCTTCGTGGACGCCGACGCCCAGCCCGATGTCGCCGCCTTCAGCCAGTATTTCATCCGCACGGTGAAGCAGCTCCAGGGTTCACCTGTCCACTTGTGGCTCACCCCCGATACGCTCCAGCCCTACGACGGGGCCAACTACCTGCCGCCCTCCGAGGAGTGGGGAAAGCCGGGATTCCTCAAGGCCGCCCGCGCGGCGCTCGACACCTGGGCGCTGGATCCGGCCCGGGCCCGGGCGCTGGCGACCGAGGCGGCGGAGATGATGCGTCCCGTGCCGTTGGATCCGGCGGCGACGCTGGCCATCGGGGCCAAGCTGGATGCCGCCGCCGCGGCCTGGGCGGGCACGATCGATCCCGTCCACGGTGGTTTCGGCAGTGCGCCCAAACTGCCCGAGCCCGAGTTGATCCGTTTTCTGCTGACCAGGGAAGGTCCCGCCCGCGAGGCCGCGCTCAACGCCGCGCGGGCCCTGGTGAAAGGGGCGCTGCGCGATCCGGTGGACGGCGGTTTCTACCGGCGCTGTATCGACGACCAGTGGAAGGAGCCCTACCACCAGAAGCTCCTCGCCGACCAGGCCCGCATCGCGCTCGCGCTGTTCGAGGCGGCTGAGGTGGGGAAGGACGAGGCCCTCCGCACCGCGGGCATTGGCGCCCTGGATTTTGTGCTCAAGGAACTGCGCAATCCCGACGGCAGCTTCGCGGCCGCGCTGGACGGGACGCTAGACGAAAACCGTGACGCGGCCCAGCGGCCGACGTTCGCCAAGGTCGGCTCCGGCCGGCTCATGGCCCAAGCCCTGCTGGCGGGGGCGCTGCATCGCTCCGGGGAAAAGCGGCTCCGGGCGGAGGCAACGCGCCTGGTGGAGAAACTGAACCGTGATGTGTACCGCCCGGCCGGCACGGCGCGGGTGATCCCGGGTGACACCGCGGTGGACCACGCGGCCTTGCTGCTGGCGATGCGGCAGCTCAATGGGGGCACGGCGGCCAGTGCCCCGCTGAAGGAACTGGACCGGCGTTATTTCGACGAAGCGTCCGGCTCTTACCAAGCCGCGCCGTTCCCGCTGCCGGCCGGCATCACGGCGCGCGTGCCCTTGCTGGGTGAAACGCCCTCCGCCGAAGTGTTGGCCCTGCTGGCCGGGGCCGAGGCGAAGACCGCCGACCTGATCCAACGAAACCTGATGATGCAGATCGAATATGATGAACTGCCCCCGGGTGACATCCTCCTCGGCCTGAGCCAGGCGCAGAAGTGA
- a CDS encoding putative sulfate/molybdate transporter, whose protein sequence is MPALTKPRFDRQELAGAFGDIGTDLPLIAGILLATGLEPSGVFLAFGLAQIASGLLYGLPMPVQPLKAMAVVVIAGQATGGQLQLAGLMIGALMLLLAYSGLLDRLQKIIPVLVVRGIQAGLGIALARTALGLTGREGHWGWIAAAVAVALLIWLRRHHHLPGALLVVGAGALWAAFYRIDWPSLAAGFGWVAPTPAALPWDQWLAALTLLVLPQVPLSLSNSVIATQRTVTDLFPDRPVTLRGIGRTYGVINLLSPWLGGIPMCHGCGGLAGYYALGARTGGSVILYGTLYLVVGALFSGAFQEVLRAFPAPVLGAVLLVEAGVLLLLLREVPRTPLALAIAGVVALVCVFAPQGYLSGMIVGCILFYSLRRWLPPPARAPG, encoded by the coding sequence ATGCCGGCCCTGACCAAGCCGCGCTTCGACCGGCAGGAACTGGCCGGCGCCTTCGGCGACATCGGCACCGACCTGCCGCTGATCGCCGGCATCCTGCTCGCCACCGGACTGGAACCCTCCGGCGTGTTCCTCGCCTTTGGCCTCGCCCAGATTGCCTCCGGCCTGCTCTACGGCCTCCCCATGCCCGTGCAGCCCCTCAAGGCCATGGCCGTGGTCGTCATCGCCGGCCAGGCCACCGGCGGACAGCTGCAACTCGCCGGCCTGATGATCGGCGCGCTCATGCTCCTGTTGGCCTACTCCGGCCTGCTCGACCGGCTGCAAAAAATCATCCCCGTGCTCGTCGTGCGCGGCATCCAGGCCGGGCTCGGCATCGCCCTCGCCCGCACCGCCCTCGGCCTGACCGGACGCGAAGGCCACTGGGGCTGGATCGCCGCCGCCGTGGCCGTCGCCCTGCTCATCTGGTTGCGCCGCCACCACCACCTGCCGGGGGCCCTGCTCGTCGTCGGCGCGGGAGCGCTCTGGGCGGCGTTTTACCGCATCGACTGGCCCAGCCTCGCCGCGGGCTTCGGCTGGGTCGCCCCCACGCCCGCCGCCCTGCCGTGGGACCAATGGCTCGCCGCCCTCACCCTGCTCGTGCTCCCGCAGGTGCCGCTCTCGCTCTCCAACTCCGTGATCGCCACCCAGCGAACCGTCACCGACCTGTTCCCCGACCGGCCCGTGACCCTCCGCGGCATCGGCCGCACCTACGGCGTGATCAACCTGCTCTCCCCCTGGCTGGGCGGCATCCCCATGTGCCACGGCTGCGGCGGTCTGGCCGGCTACTACGCCCTCGGCGCCCGTACCGGCGGATCCGTCATCCTCTACGGCACGCTCTACCTGGTGGTCGGCGCGCTCTTCAGCGGCGCCTTTCAGGAAGTACTCCGGGCTTTCCCCGCGCCCGTGCTCGGGGCGGTCCTCCTCGTCGAGGCCGGCGTGCTCCTGCTGTTGCTGCGCGAGGTCCCGCGCACGCCCCTGGCCCTGGCGATCGCCGGGGTGGTGGCCCTCGTTTGCGTTTTCGCCCCGCAAGGGTACCTCAGCGGGATGATCGTGGGTTGCATCCTCTTCTATTCCCTGCGTCGCTGGCTCCCCCCGCCCGCCCGCGCCCCGGGCTGA
- a CDS encoding YdcF family protein encodes MLILNKVLPLLVLPFGLVCGLVLLALWRKKWWPGIVALGVLYVCSLPVVAGFLIGRLESRYPRLEPAAAGPADAVVVLGGVLGYLPPDEQLGSWLVRYERFDAGLALLEAGRVPQVVFTGALMPWDHRTVSEGEELRRLARFRGVAADRIVVTRRIANTADEARAVAELVRERGWRRVILVTTGWHMPRSVLLFRRAGVDCLPFPVEVRFNPGRPLLITDFLPSAAAWKETETALRECYGYLFYRLFR; translated from the coding sequence ATGCTGATCCTTAACAAAGTCCTGCCCTTGCTGGTCCTGCCCTTCGGTCTGGTGTGCGGCCTGGTGCTGCTGGCGTTGTGGCGAAAAAAATGGTGGCCAGGGATCGTGGCGTTGGGGGTGCTCTACGTGTGCAGCCTGCCGGTGGTGGCCGGTTTCCTGATCGGCCGCCTCGAATCCCGCTATCCGCGGCTGGAGCCGGCGGCCGCGGGGCCGGCCGACGCCGTGGTGGTGCTGGGCGGGGTGCTGGGCTATTTGCCACCCGACGAACAGCTCGGCTCCTGGCTGGTGCGGTATGAACGCTTTGATGCCGGGTTGGCGTTGCTCGAGGCCGGCCGCGTGCCGCAGGTCGTCTTCACCGGCGCCCTCATGCCCTGGGACCACCGCACCGTCAGCGAGGGCGAGGAGCTGCGCCGGCTGGCGCGGTTCCGTGGGGTGGCGGCGGACCGGATCGTCGTCACGCGCCGGATCGCCAACACCGCGGACGAGGCGCGGGCCGTCGCCGAGTTGGTGCGCGAGCGCGGCTGGCGCCGCGTGATCCTGGTCACGACCGGCTGGCACATGCCGCGGTCCGTGCTGCTCTTCCGCCGGGCGGGGGTGGACTGCTTGCCTTTCCCGGTGGAGGTGCGGTTCAACCCGGGCCGCCCTCTGCTGATCACGGACTTCCTGCCCTCCGCCGCCGCGTGGAAGGAGACCGAGACCGCCCTGCGCGAGTGCTACGGCTACCTGTTCTATCGGCTCTTTCGCTGA
- the mog gene encoding molybdopterin adenylyltransferase: MKVARITLSDRAANGTYADESGPEIERVTASHFTEPLEWIRVLLPDDRAQLEAAFIRLADVEHCPLIITTGGTGPSARDITPEATRAVLEKELPGFGEVMRLHSYEKVKTAILSRATAGVRGRSLIINLPGRPRAIGECLPLIVPAIAEALDHIAGFRPGLVHEVFKAPCRP, translated from the coding sequence ATGAAAGTCGCCCGCATCACCCTCAGCGACCGCGCCGCAAACGGTACCTACGCGGACGAAAGCGGCCCGGAGATCGAGCGCGTCACCGCCAGCCACTTCACCGAGCCGCTCGAGTGGATCCGCGTGCTGCTGCCCGACGATCGCGCCCAGCTCGAGGCCGCCTTCATCCGCCTTGCCGACGTCGAGCACTGCCCGCTCATCATCACCACCGGCGGCACCGGTCCTTCCGCCCGCGACATCACCCCCGAGGCCACGCGCGCCGTCCTCGAGAAGGAGCTGCCCGGTTTTGGCGAGGTCATGCGGCTGCACAGCTACGAGAAGGTGAAGACCGCCATCCTCTCCCGCGCCACCGCCGGGGTGCGCGGCCGTTCACTCATCATCAATCTCCCCGGCCGCCCGCGCGCCATCGGCGAGTGCCTGCCGCTCATCGTGCCGGCCATCGCCGAGGCCCTCGACCACATCGCCGGCTTCCGCCCGGGCCTGGTGCACGAGGTTTTCAAGGCGCCATGCCGGCCCTGA